In one Nitrososphaerota archaeon genomic region, the following are encoded:
- a CDS encoding type II toxin-antitoxin system VapC family toxin, with the protein MKYIDTNIFIYAIENHPKYGEVCKKILENIEKKKLEAYASILVLVEIVNVLKKINEILKERKEKELDIKKNIDAILSLPIKWIELNFAIIRRASEYRYRISGIDYIHLASMELNMIHEIISADKELDKVDFIKRIEPLSLY; encoded by the coding sequence ATGAAATATATTGATACAAATATTTTTATTTATGCTATAGAAAATCATCCAAAATATGGAGAAGTTTGTAAGAAAATTTTAGAGAATATTGAAAAAAAGAAATTAGAGGCTTATGCTTCAATATTGGTTTTAGTCGAAATTGTAAATGTTCTAAAGAAAATAAATGAAATTTTAAAAGAGAGAAAAGAAAAAGAGCTTGATATAAAAAAGAATATAGATGCCATCTTATCTTTGCCAATAAAATGGATAGAGCTTAATTTTGCCATAATAAGAAGAGCTTCTGAATATAGATATAGAATAAGTGGAATTGATTATATTCATTTAGCTTCTATGGAATTAAATATGATACATGAAATAATATCAGCTGATAAAGAACTTGACAAAGTTGATTTTATTAAAAGAATTGAACCATTAAGCTTATATTAA
- the thrC gene encoding threonine synthase: protein MKFYLECINCKEKYDANKVIYNCNCGGLLEVKYEDIKISKDFKKRKINVWKYKEFLPIIEEKKIISLNEGGTPLYFCKRISKEINLSIFIKNEGANPTGSFKDRGMTVGVTKALELRMNEVACASTGNTSASLAAYAARAGIKAYVFIPYGKIALGKLAQALVYGAEIIAIKGSFDDALKKVLSLSSKMYILNSINPFRLEGQKTIAYEIFDQLRYVPDKVIVPVGNAGNISAIWKGFKEYYEYGFIKELPKMIGVQAKGANPIVRMFKNKKESLKPIKNPKTIATAIRIGSPVNWPKAIKAIKESNGIILDVSDKEIINAQYLLASKEGIFVEPASAASIAALLKLSKESFFDKKEKIVCIATGSGLKDPDIIIENYKNRIKIVHH from the coding sequence ATGAAATTTTATCTTGAATGTATTAATTGTAAGGAAAAATATGATGCAAACAAAGTGATTTATAATTGCAATTGTGGAGGATTGCTTGAAGTAAAATATGAAGATATAAAAATTTCTAAAGATTTTAAAAAAAGAAAAATTAATGTTTGGAAATATAAAGAATTCTTACCAATAATAGAAGAAAAAAAGATTATAAGTTTGAATGAAGGAGGAACACCTTTATATTTTTGCAAAAGGATTTCTAAAGAAATTAATTTAAGTATTTTTATTAAAAATGAAGGAGCTAATCCTACCGGTAGTTTTAAAGATAGAGGCATGACTGTAGGTGTTACAAAAGCTTTAGAATTAAGAATGAATGAAGTTGCTTGTGCTTCTACAGGAAATACTTCTGCATCTTTAGCTGCTTATGCTGCAAGAGCAGGAATTAAAGCATATGTTTTTATTCCATATGGAAAAATTGCTTTAGGAAAATTAGCTCAAGCTTTAGTTTATGGTGCGGAGATAATTGCTATTAAAGGTAGCTTTGATGATGCTTTAAAAAAAGTATTAAGCTTAAGTTCCAAAATGTATATTTTAAATTCAATTAATCCATTTAGATTAGAAGGACAAAAAACAATAGCTTATGAAATATTTGACCAATTAAGATATGTACCAGATAAAGTGATTGTTCCAGTTGGAAATGCTGGAAATATCTCAGCTATATGGAAAGGATTTAAAGAATATTATGAATATGGATTTATTAAAGAATTACCTAAAATGATTGGTGTACAAGCAAAGGGAGCAAATCCAATTGTAAGAATGTTTAAAAATAAAAAAGAAAGCTTAAAACCTATTAAAAATCCTAAAACAATTGCAACTGCAATTAGAATAGGCTCACCTGTAAATTGGCCTAAAGCAATTAAAGCTATAAAAGAATCTAATGGAATAATTTTAGATGTTTCCGATAAAGAAATAATTAATGCACAATATTTATTAGCAAGTAAAGAAGGTATTTTTGTAGAACCTGCTTCCGCTGCTTCCATAGCTGCTTTATTAAAACTTTCGAAAGAAAGCTTTTTCGATAAAAAAGAGAAAATTGTTTGTATAGCAACTGGAAGTGGTTTAAAAGACCCAGACATAATTATAGAAAATTATAAAAATAGAATAAAAATCGTTCATCATTAA
- a CDS encoding AbrB/MazE/SpoVT family DNA-binding domain-containing protein, translating to MEKTKVTQKYQTTIPKKIREILNIKPGEEVEWYVIQGKIILQASPKVKEPVKFLTSQTKLNLDAVKLVKETREEFK from the coding sequence ATGGAAAAAACAAAGGTAACTCAAAAATATCAAACTACGATTCCTAAAAAAATAAGAGAAATATTGAATATAAAACCAGGAGAAGAAGTAGAATGGTACGTTATTCAAGGAAAGATAATATTACAAGCATCACCAAAAGTAAAAGAGCCTGTTAAATTTTTAACTTCTCAAACAAAACTTAATTTGGATGCTGTTAAGCTAGTTAAAGAAACGAGAGAAGAATTTAAATGA
- a CDS encoding nascent polypeptide-associated complex protein, which produces MKKLSPRELRRLQSKMLQGLDLKNYGIANEVIINFNDKKIIVKSPSVTSLKLEGEQVFQIVGGEIFEEKTEIPLEEKEEIALEIKEDDVILVAQQANVSMEEAKKALQETNGDLAKAILLLKSRR; this is translated from the coding sequence ATGAAAAAATTGTCTCCTAGAGAATTAAGAAGATTGCAATCAAAAATGCTTCAAGGATTAGATTTAAAAAATTATGGTATAGCTAATGAAGTTATAATAAATTTTAATGATAAAAAAATAATTGTAAAATCTCCTTCAGTTACATCTCTTAAATTAGAAGGTGAACAAGTATTTCAAATAGTTGGAGGAGAAATTTTTGAAGAAAAAACTGAAATTCCTTTAGAAGAAAAAGAAGAAATAGCTTTAGAAATTAAAGAAGACGATGTAATATTAGTAGCTCAACAAGCAAATGTTTCTATGGAAGAAGCAAAAAAGGCTTTACAAGAAACTAATGGAGATTTAGCAAAAGCAATTTTACTTTTAAAATCAAGAAGATGA
- a CDS encoding transcription factor, with product MELAAGKGAVEIVKLLMKKPWLTDEEIANILKIDIKEVRKLLHRLHELSLISYDVARDVKLGRRVFKWNVQTSQMIGFIKVALQKTLERLRLKLEYEQSHQFYYCGTPGCRKYTFEESVNKLFKCPNCGKILELYDNSKIIEAIKEKISQIEKELVEEPG from the coding sequence ATTGAATTAGCAGCAGGTAAAGGAGCTGTTGAAATTGTTAAATTATTAATGAAAAAACCATGGTTAACAGATGAAGAAATAGCAAACATTCTTAAAATTGATATTAAAGAAGTTAGGAAGTTATTGCATAGATTACACGAATTATCATTAATATCATATGATGTTGCTAGGGATGTTAAGCTTGGTAGAAGAGTATTTAAATGGAATGTACAAACAAGCCAAATGATTGGATTTATTAAAGTTGCTCTTCAAAAAACTTTAGAAAGATTACGTTTAAAACTTGAATATGAGCAATCTCATCAATTTTATTATTGTGGAACTCCTGGATGTAGAAAATATACATTTGAAGAAAGTGTGAATAAATTGTTTAAATGTCCAAATTGTGGAAAAATATTAGAATTGTATGATAATAGTAAAATAATAGAAGCTATAAAAGAAAAAATTTCACAAATAGAAAAAGAATTAGTTGAAGAACCAGGTTAA
- the hflX gene encoding GTPase HflX has protein sequence MKVAIVHRREKGEESNLAELKELCKTAGYQVVYELTQVRESHPKYDIGPGKIKILKDAIKRFGIEKVIFENDIKPVQEYNLAKVLQVPIISRIRLILEIFSKHASSIEAKLQIKLAELMYELPRVKEKVRLAKKGEQPGFHGLGMYDAEVYYLHIKRRIATINKKLEVIRKRRIRLREGRKINGIPLITITGYTNAGKSTLFKALTKSEVKISPLLFTTLSPKTKMIKIDGKPVFISDTIGFIKNLPTLLIEAFHSTLEEISYSDLIILIVDVSESIEEILNKIYCSLSILREINVFEIPILVVLNKIDKISIEELREKEEKLSNLNLPYVAISALEKINIEDLINKLSLMLSNNYVKIHAVLESLKENFSILSNILKYSKIISFSNNEKGIEVELETLPFFAEKLRSMATSYNVKS, from the coding sequence GTGAAAGTAGCAATAGTGCATAGAAGAGAGAAAGGAGAAGAATCAAATTTAGCTGAATTAAAAGAATTATGTAAAACAGCAGGTTATCAAGTAGTATATGAATTAACTCAAGTTAGAGAATCTCATCCAAAATATGATATTGGTCCTGGAAAAATTAAAATTTTAAAAGATGCTATAAAAAGATTTGGAATAGAAAAAGTAATTTTTGAAAATGATATTAAACCAGTTCAAGAATACAATTTGGCTAAGGTTCTTCAAGTTCCTATTATAAGTCGTATAAGACTTATACTTGAAATATTTTCTAAACATGCTTCCTCAATTGAAGCTAAACTTCAAATAAAACTTGCAGAATTAATGTATGAATTACCAAGAGTAAAAGAAAAAGTTAGATTGGCTAAAAAAGGTGAGCAGCCTGGTTTTCATGGATTAGGAATGTATGATGCTGAAGTTTATTATCTTCATATTAAAAGAAGAATAGCTACAATTAATAAAAAACTTGAAGTTATAAGAAAAAGGAGAATAAGATTAAGAGAAGGAAGGAAAATTAATGGAATACCACTTATAACAATAACAGGATATACCAACGCAGGAAAATCTACACTTTTTAAAGCTTTAACTAAAAGTGAAGTAAAAATTAGTCCTTTGCTTTTTACTACACTTTCACCTAAAACTAAAATGATAAAAATTGATGGTAAACCAGTGTTTATTTCAGATACTATTGGTTTTATAAAAAATTTGCCTACATTATTAATTGAGGCTTTTCATTCAACATTAGAAGAAATATCCTATTCAGATTTAATAATTTTAATTGTTGATGTTTCAGAAAGTATAGAAGAAATATTAAATAAAATATATTGTTCACTTTCGATTTTAAGAGAAATAAATGTTTTTGAAATTCCAATATTAGTAGTATTAAATAAAATAGATAAAATTTCTATAGAAGAATTAAGAGAGAAAGAAGAAAAATTATCAAATTTAAATTTACCTTATGTAGCTATTTCAGCTCTTGAAAAAATAAATATTGAAGATTTAATTAATAAATTATCATTAATGCTTTCAAACAATTATGTAAAAATTCATGCAGTCTTGGAAAGTTTAAAAGAAAATTTCTCAATTTTATCAAATATTCTTAAATATAGTAAAATAATATCCTTTTCAAATAATGAAAAAGGTATAGAAGTAGAATTAGAAACATTACCTTTTTTTGCAGAAAAGCTTAGGTCTATGGCTACATCATATAATGTTAAATCTTAA
- a CDS encoding multiprotein-bridging factor 1 family protein: MLANKEKKQKKKKEHLLIGEDLDLVENYGEIIRNARIKMGISQEELAKQISEKLTIIKKIEQGTFKPPIELARKLEKFLKIKIIEKVETFHPSTLKPYVQSSHPTSVPLGYLIKKIEEEKNSESSNSA; this comes from the coding sequence GTGTTAGCAAATAAGGAAAAGAAGCAGAAAAAGAAAAAAGAGCATTTACTAATAGGTGAAGATTTAGACCTTGTAGAAAATTATGGAGAAATAATTCGTAATGCAAGGATAAAAATGGGAATTTCTCAAGAAGAATTAGCAAAACAAATTTCAGAAAAACTTACAATAATAAAAAAAATTGAACAAGGAACATTTAAACCACCAATTGAATTGGCTAGAAAACTTGAGAAATTTTTAAAAATAAAAATTATCGAAAAAGTAGAAACTTTTCATCCTTCTACTCTAAAACCATATGTTCAATCTTCACATCCAACTAGTGTCCCTCTCGGATATTTAATTAAGAAAATAGAGGAGGAAAAAAATAGTGAAAGTAGCAATAGTGCATAG
- a CDS encoding FAD-dependent oxidoreductase produces the protein MLEIRLKRIPMPELPIEERLKTFNEVALGYTEEQALAEAARCLQCENPLCIEMCPLHVDIKSFIKLIRKGAYEEADEKIREKNCLPSICGRVCPQEILCAMGCKNTIGDPINIGALERFVADKCLEKERNVFETFSFTGKSIAIVGSGPAGLSIATELAKMGHHVTIFEALHEAGGVLIYGIPEFRLPKKVVKKEIEYIKKLGVEIKTNIIIGKTLTIDDLFNKGFDAIFLGTGAGLPKFLGIPGENLCGVYSLNEFLIRINLMRAYAFPYKSKTPIKVQGKVAVLGARGMDAARCALRLGAEEVFIFYQYKIVGRADDIRRGIEEGVNLQPFTKPVRLIGNEKRWVKQVELIRLKQMLNNKTGEIELIPEKNSKILYNTETVIIATKHIPNIIATKNTSRKIKISDKQKTILVNPETLEATNGIFAGGDVVSGAASVIKAIEAGKRAAKSINIYLMNKH, from the coding sequence ATGTTGGAAATCAGATTAAAAAGAATCCCAATGCCAGAATTGCCTATAGAAGAACGATTAAAAACTTTTAATGAAGTTGCATTAGGATATACAGAAGAACAAGCATTAGCTGAAGCAGCTAGATGTCTTCAATGTGAAAATCCATTATGCATTGAAATGTGCCCATTGCATGTGGATATAAAAAGCTTCATAAAACTCATTAGAAAAGGTGCTTATGAAGAAGCTGATGAAAAAATTCGTGAGAAAAATTGCTTACCATCTATTTGTGGAAGAGTATGCCCACAAGAAATATTATGTGCTATGGGATGCAAAAATACTATAGGTGATCCAATTAATATAGGAGCTCTTGAAAGATTTGTTGCTGATAAATGTTTAGAAAAAGAAAGGAATGTTTTTGAAACTTTTTCGTTTACTGGAAAAAGCATAGCGATTGTAGGTAGTGGACCTGCAGGTTTAAGTATAGCTACGGAATTAGCAAAAATGGGTCATCACGTAACTATTTTCGAAGCATTACATGAAGCAGGAGGAGTCTTAATTTATGGAATTCCAGAATTTCGTTTACCAAAAAAGGTTGTTAAAAAAGAAATTGAATATATTAAAAAACTTGGAGTTGAAATAAAAACGAATATTATCATAGGAAAAACACTAACAATAGATGATCTCTTTAATAAAGGATTTGATGCTATTTTTCTTGGTACAGGAGCAGGTTTGCCCAAGTTTTTAGGCATCCCAGGAGAAAATCTATGTGGAGTTTATTCTTTAAATGAGTTTCTTATTAGGATAAATTTAATGAGGGCTTATGCTTTTCCATATAAAAGCAAAACTCCAATTAAGGTTCAAGGTAAAGTTGCAGTATTAGGTGCTAGAGGAATGGATGCTGCAAGATGTGCTCTTAGATTAGGAGCTGAAGAAGTTTTCATATTCTATCAATATAAAATTGTAGGGAGAGCTGATGATATTAGACGTGGGATAGAAGAAGGTGTAAATCTTCAACCATTTACTAAGCCAGTAAGATTAATTGGAAATGAAAAAAGATGGGTAAAACAAGTTGAACTTATAAGATTAAAGCAAATGCTAAATAATAAAACTGGAGAAATTGAATTAATTCCAGAAAAAAATTCTAAAATTCTTTATAATACAGAAACTGTTATTATAGCAACAAAACATATTCCTAATATTATAGCAACGAAAAATACTTCAAGGAAAATCAAAATTTCAGATAAACAAAAAACCATACTTGTTAATCCAGAGACATTGGAAGCTACTAATGGAATTTTTGCAGGTGGAGATGTAGTTAGTGGTGCAGCATCTGTTATAAAAGCTATAGAAGCTGGAAAGAGAGCTGCTAAGTCAATAAACATTTATTTAATGAATAAACATTAA
- the nrdD gene encoding anaerobic ribonucleoside-triphosphate reductase translates to MLDALSSPARLKIVKSLRNQNLSYTDLMKAIGLSKGQDAGKFSYHLKKLLKTGIITIDNETKLYAITRLGDTLLKILEEMEEIDTTHLYVRKSQFVIEVYDKNKIINALVKEAGAPVSLAKQVADVIDEKIKNLKIEYLTAPLIREIANAVLIDLGHEKYRHKLTRVGLPLYDISKLINSISMNEIHNIIKDTSGAVLREYTLLEILPRNVADAHLAGKINIDNLDFWLVKPYRVFYSSNLLNKFINENDEILIEKFLFYINEEAEKIDYEQSINNFSSFLLNLNKNSGEYNFKKNLYKIFYFLLSQRKKENPKLFISLTDQNLYEKIDFFKEIMETIKKINNEFLDKINLIDKCRFMIPFEEIKIEDGIENIHLIDFLIRKNERKALYGGGGLTIYSGEKVYGSFTINIPRIFYESKGNEEKFHSEVEEVFKTCYKGFLSLAKLLIDKGIKEKINFSISLVGVYETIKALTNGNPAENKDSLNYLIKFFRWIDTFTRKNSSKNIEILLSSSSSIGIMKRFILNDIQQYGIKKVSQIAYKEENLAYSNFIIPAEEEIDIEKRLEMEAVLHTYLRGGHYTIIPVNDVEIIHRFFERKNLFSSLETISFGHNLFFCEKCKHYSFSSKCQSCDSEKQLKYIKDGSYFSSS, encoded by the coding sequence ATTTTAGATGCTTTATCTTCACCTGCAAGATTAAAAATTGTTAAATCTTTAAGAAATCAAAATTTAAGTTATACAGATTTAATGAAAGCTATTGGTTTATCTAAAGGCCAGGATGCTGGAAAATTTTCCTATCACTTAAAAAAATTATTGAAAACAGGGATAATTACTATTGATAATGAAACAAAATTGTATGCTATAACTCGTTTGGGAGATACATTATTAAAAATTTTAGAAGAAATGGAAGAAATAGATACTACTCATTTATACGTAAGAAAATCTCAATTTGTAATAGAAGTTTATGATAAAAATAAAATTATAAATGCTTTAGTAAAAGAAGCTGGTGCTCCAGTATCTTTAGCAAAACAAGTAGCTGATGTAATAGATGAAAAAATTAAAAATTTAAAAATAGAATATCTTACAGCACCACTCATTAGAGAAATTGCAAATGCTGTATTAATAGATTTAGGACATGAAAAATATCGTCATAAATTAACTAGAGTTGGTTTACCATTATATGATATTTCAAAATTAATAAATTCAATATCAATGAATGAAATTCATAATATAATAAAGGATACTTCTGGAGCAGTTTTAAGAGAATATACTTTATTAGAAATTCTTCCAAGAAATGTGGCTGATGCGCATTTAGCAGGAAAAATAAATATTGATAATTTAGATTTTTGGCTAGTAAAACCATATAGAGTATTTTATTCTTCTAATTTATTAAATAAATTTATTAATGAAAATGATGAGATTTTAATTGAAAAATTTTTATTTTATATTAATGAAGAAGCTGAAAAAATTGATTATGAACAATCTATAAATAATTTTTCATCATTTTTATTAAATTTAAATAAAAATTCAGGAGAATATAATTTTAAAAAGAATCTTTATAAAATATTTTATTTCCTTTTATCTCAAAGAAAAAAAGAAAATCCTAAATTATTCATTTCTTTAACAGACCAAAATCTTTATGAAAAAATAGATTTTTTCAAAGAAATAATGGAAACAATTAAAAAAATAAATAATGAATTTTTAGATAAAATAAATCTTATAGATAAATGTAGATTTATGATTCCATTTGAAGAAATAAAAATAGAAGATGGAATAGAAAATATTCATTTGATAGATTTTCTTATTAGAAAAAATGAAAGAAAAGCACTTTATGGTGGAGGAGGCCTTACAATATATTCTGGTGAAAAAGTGTATGGGTCATTTACAATAAATATTCCAAGAATATTTTATGAAAGTAAAGGGAATGAGGAAAAATTTCATAGTGAAGTTGAAGAAGTTTTTAAAACATGCTATAAAGGATTTTTAAGTTTAGCTAAATTATTAATCGATAAAGGTATAAAAGAAAAAATTAATTTTTCTATATCTTTAGTAGGAGTTTATGAAACAATAAAAGCATTAACAAATGGAAATCCTGCTGAAAATAAAGATTCATTAAATTATCTTATTAAGTTTTTTAGATGGATTGATACTTTTACACGTAAAAATTCTTCAAAAAATATAGAAATTCTTCTTTCATCATCTTCTTCTATAGGAATAATGAAAAGATTTATTTTAAATGATATCCAACAATACGGTATTAAGAAAGTTAGTCAAATTGCTTATAAAGAAGAAAATTTAGCATATTCGAATTTTATTATACCTGCTGAAGAAGAAATCGATATAGAAAAAAGATTAGAAATGGAAGCTGTGCTTCATACTTATTTAAGAGGAGGACATTATACAATTATTCCAGTAAATGATGTAGAAATTATACATAGATTTTTTGAAAGGAAAAATCTATTTTCAAGTTTAGAAACAATTAGTTTTGGTCACAATCTATTCTTTTGTGAGAAATGTAAGCATTATAGTTTTTCTAGCAAATGCCAGTCATGCGATTCTGAGAAACAATTGAAATATATTAAAGATGGATCATATTTTTCATCTTCTTGA
- a CDS encoding sulfide/dihydroorotate dehydrogenase-like FAD/NAD-binding protein, with amino-acid sequence MENEIIFKKEIAPSIKIIKVKAPLIAEKSKSGQFVILRVNEDGERIPLTLIDWNSQEGTITLVFKEVGASTKELGELEVGDTIHDIVGPLGKPSKISFYGKVCIIGRGVAIAAAYERARKLKEVGNNITSIISARTSKLLIYKEEFERISDRLYIVTDDGSEGIKGYANDILKKLLESNEKFDLVYAVGAITLMRNISSVTKPYKMKTIVNLNPLMIDGTGMCGCCRVTIGGKPKFACIDGPEFDAHLVDFEELRARVHMYDEDERNALKIMRGV; translated from the coding sequence ATGGAAAATGAGATAATTTTTAAAAAGGAAATTGCTCCAAGTATTAAAATTATAAAGGTTAAAGCACCATTAATTGCTGAAAAATCTAAATCTGGACAATTTGTAATCCTAAGAGTAAATGAAGATGGTGAAAGAATTCCATTAACTCTTATAGATTGGAATTCTCAAGAAGGAACAATAACGCTTGTTTTTAAAGAAGTTGGAGCATCAACAAAAGAACTTGGAGAATTAGAAGTTGGAGATACGATTCATGATATAGTAGGCCCTTTGGGAAAACCAAGCAAGATCTCATTTTATGGAAAAGTATGCATTATTGGTAGAGGAGTAGCTATTGCAGCAGCTTATGAAAGAGCAAGAAAACTTAAAGAAGTTGGTAATAACATAACATCTATTATAAGTGCACGGACCTCTAAATTATTAATTTATAAAGAAGAATTTGAAAGAATTAGTGATAGACTTTACATAGTCACTGATGATGGTTCTGAGGGAATTAAGGGATATGCTAATGATATTCTTAAAAAATTGCTTGAATCAAATGAAAAATTCGATTTAGTATACGCTGTAGGAGCAATAACATTAATGAGAAATATTTCAAGCGTTACAAAACCTTACAAAATGAAAACGATCGTCAATCTTAACCCTTTAATGATTGATGGGACAGGTATGTGTGGATGTTGTCGAGTAACTATTGGAGGAAAACCTAAGTTTGCATGTATAGATGGACCAGAATTTGATGCTCATCTTGTGGATTTTGAGGAACTTAGAGCCAGGGTTCATATGTATGATGAAGATGAAAGAAATGCTTTAAAAATTATGAGAGGAGTTTAA
- a CDS encoding NrpR regulatory domain-containing protein, which produces MSEKYEISRKEIEILKILSESTEPIGSTIIRRELEKRGFFLSERTIRYHLKLLELKGLVSGHERSGRTITSKGLEELSRALVSYRLGFVITRFLSMAYSVTYDPIADSGMVVANVSIIDKSFYDKTIEILKSLHKEGLLLAPYIKVLDENEEYQNIVTPEGKIALFTVCDLTIDGVLIRSGIPLFFKYGGLVQVVNRKPIRIIELISYEGTTIPPLELFVRSNQTSIIKVMKTGSGLLPAALREIVTEAREKTLKILSTLKDREWGGILAVGVPNEPILGVPIAMDRFGLCMIGGLTPSAALLEEGVKIETFAPHCLIPLEEMNKI; this is translated from the coding sequence ATGTCTGAAAAATATGAAATTTCAAGAAAAGAAATCGAGATACTAAAGATACTAAGCGAGTCAACAGAACCTATCGGATCAACAATTATTCGACGAGAGCTAGAGAAAAGAGGTTTTTTTCTTAGTGAAAGAACTATAAGATATCATCTTAAATTATTAGAATTAAAAGGTTTAGTTTCAGGACATGAGCGAAGTGGAAGAACTATAACTAGTAAAGGTTTAGAAGAATTAAGTAGAGCTTTAGTATCTTATAGACTTGGCTTTGTTATTACTCGCTTTTTATCAATGGCTTATTCAGTTACGTATGATCCAATTGCAGATTCTGGAATGGTGGTTGCTAATGTTTCAATTATAGATAAATCTTTTTATGATAAAACTATTGAAATATTAAAATCTTTACATAAAGAAGGCTTATTATTAGCTCCATATATTAAGGTGCTAGATGAAAATGAAGAATATCAAAACATAGTTACTCCAGAAGGAAAAATAGCTCTTTTTACAGTTTGCGATTTAACTATAGATGGTGTTCTTATACGTTCAGGAATTCCCTTATTCTTTAAATATGGTGGATTGGTTCAAGTAGTGAATCGAAAACCAATACGCATTATTGAATTAATTTCCTATGAAGGAACTACTATTCCTCCGCTTGAACTTTTTGTTCGAAGTAATCAAACTTCGATTATTAAAGTAATGAAGACAGGATCTGGATTATTGCCTGCTGCTTTAAGGGAAATTGTTACTGAAGCAAGAGAGAAAACGCTTAAGATTCTTTCAACATTAAAGGATAGAGAATGGGGAGGTATTTTAGCTGTAGGCGTTCCTAATGAACCAATTCTTGGTGTTCCAATAGCTATGGATAGGTTTGGTTTGTGTATGATAGGTGGTCTTACTCCTAGTGCAGCTCTTTTAGAGGAAGGTGTAAAAATTGAAACATTTGCACCTCATTGTTTAATCCCTCTTGAAGAAATGAATAAAATATAG
- a CDS encoding metallophosphoesterase, which translates to MLKIVENEPAAILSINNRKILLVADLHIGFEYELYELGIRIPPQSKIISQNFLKLIEKTSPNEIFILGDLKHNIPKASKFEWKILPELIESINEKVDRINLIIGNHDGTIKKLIPSKIFFYSSQGILIGNNEKIGLIHGHAWPSRKILLEADTIILAHIHPTIQLKTSFGFSFRQKAWIKIVLKREKILKKLMIKNKKEIKKPLIKMIILPAFNDFLSGTPINVAQKNEYVSPLLRINEKIMNDGEIFLLDGTFLGKIKNLKKMII; encoded by the coding sequence ATGTTAAAAATAGTAGAAAATGAACCAGCTGCAATATTATCTATAAATAATAGAAAAATACTTTTAGTAGCAGATTTGCATATAGGATTTGAATACGAATTATATGAATTAGGAATTAGAATTCCCCCTCAATCAAAAATAATTTCACAAAATTTTTTAAAACTTATAGAAAAAACTTCTCCTAATGAAATATTTATTTTAGGAGATTTGAAACATAATATCCCTAAAGCATCTAAATTTGAATGGAAAATCCTTCCAGAATTAATTGAATCGATAAATGAAAAAGTTGATAGAATAAATTTAATAATTGGAAATCATGATGGTACTATTAAAAAACTTATCCCATCAAAAATATTTTTTTATTCAAGCCAAGGAATATTAATAGGGAATAATGAAAAAATTGGTTTAATACATGGTCATGCATGGCCATCTAGAAAAATATTGCTTGAGGCTGATACTATAATTCTTGCTCATATTCATCCAACAATACAACTTAAAACATCATTTGGTTTTTCTTTTAGACAAAAAGCTTGGATAAAAATAGTTTTAAAAAGAGAAAAAATTTTAAAAAAGTTAATGATAAAAAATAAAAAGGAAATTAAAAAACCATTAATTAAAATGATAATTTTACCTGCTTTTAATGATTTCCTTTCAGGGACTCCAATTAATGTTGCTCAAAAAAATGAATATGTTAGTCCATTATTAAGAATTAATGAAAAAATTATGAATGATGGTGAAATTTTCCTTTTAGATGGAACATTTTTAGGAAAAATAAAAAATCTTAAAAAAATGATTATTTAA